The proteins below come from a single Dehalococcoidia bacterium genomic window:
- a CDS encoding HNH endonuclease: MNDETKELICDFVDYLLPEITPYETSLYLYLLRHSFLKNESYQLRIGKRTMADGYGKGARGIKTNYQHMTEVIKRLEDHGCITIGDTNREGTLYTVIPPCDIPLVQQKMAITVSQVEEENYFNDSSKRLVVFDRDNWTCQYCGEKVTKENATLDHYIPQVKGGTHEKANLRTCCLICNGVKSGKPYDEAAPSILKSILERKQRIQK; this comes from the coding sequence ATGAACGACGAGACCAAGGAGTTGATTTGTGATTTCGTAGATTACCTTCTTCCTGAAATCACACCCTACGAAACCTCGCTTTACCTCTACCTATTACGACACTCCTTTCTCAAGAACGAGTCTTACCAGCTCCGGATTGGTAAGCGAACGATGGCTGACGGATATGGAAAAGGTGCCCGTGGTATTAAGACCAATTACCAACATATGACAGAGGTCATCAAGCGTCTAGAAGACCATGGTTGTATTACCATAGGAGATACAAATCGCGAAGGCACCTTGTATACAGTCATACCCCCATGTGATATCCCTTTGGTTCAACAGAAAATGGCTATAACTGTCTCACAGGTTGAAGAAGAGAATTACTTTAATGATTCATCAAAGCGTCTCGTCGTCTTCGATCGTGACAACTGGACATGTCAGTACTGCGGCGAAAAAGTCACTAAGGAAAATGCCACGCTCGATCACTATATTCCTCAAGTCAAAGGCGGGACACATGAAAAGGCAAATCTGCGGACATGTTGCCTTATCTGCAATGGAGTCAAGTCTGGCAAACCCTATGACGAAGCCGCGCCTTCCATTCTGAAAAGCATCCTAGAACGGAAACAGAGAATACAGAAATAG
- the dnaX gene encoding DNA polymerase III subunit gamma/tau, whose amino-acid sequence MSSQVLYRKWRPQTLSEVVGQEHVTKTLLNALKTEKVAHAYLFCGPRGTGKTSTGRILAKAVNCLKSGKGEPCNACPMCQSITEGRAMDVIEIDAASNRGIDEIRELRERVRFSPGEARFKVYIIDEVHMLTDAAANALLKTLEEPPPHALFILATTETHKVPLTILSRCQRFDFRRIPQAAMTKRLAEVCKSEGIQIDEAALNIISRSATGSMRDAENLLEQLAAQYGSNIGLDEVRAMLGISGDIRARELARHLINSDLTAGLYTIYAITQDGVDLKQFCRELVEYLRGLILLKGEAETAVNAPKEIVADMKKLAENATMLQLSKAARLFREVEMQCDGFSSLPMELALVECTVKARDDRAARAAPVAEKTEAPAPRTEKPISTPAPEAPVAEKPSIAPRREKATKPADITPVGAIHESPPSETLDATPIETPKESPSPDIPDDIDEPEEQETETDMTVTAASMEKEPAGPITIEVLRRRWGEVIKATKGMGSRGNLDALLRSACEPVSVKDDVIELGFYYEFHKEKIEDPKYRHMVEAKVKEIFGSPYKLRCIIVEKKEKPKSYLVDEALKMGALPVDEEYE is encoded by the coding sequence ATGTCGTCGCAGGTACTCTATCGCAAATGGCGTCCGCAGACCCTGTCCGAGGTGGTGGGGCAGGAGCACGTGACCAAAACCCTGCTCAACGCCCTCAAGACGGAGAAGGTGGCACACGCCTACCTCTTCTGCGGGCCCAGGGGCACGGGCAAGACCAGCACAGGTCGCATCCTGGCCAAGGCCGTCAACTGCCTGAAGAGCGGCAAGGGGGAGCCCTGCAACGCCTGCCCCATGTGCCAGTCCATCACAGAGGGGCGCGCCATGGATGTCATAGAGATCGACGCCGCCTCCAACCGCGGCATCGATGAGATAAGGGAGCTGCGCGAGCGCGTGCGCTTCTCGCCCGGCGAGGCCAGGTTCAAAGTCTACATCATCGACGAGGTGCACATGCTCACCGACGCGGCGGCCAACGCCCTGCTAAAGACGCTGGAGGAGCCGCCGCCTCATGCCTTATTTATTTTAGCGACCACAGAGACGCACAAGGTGCCGCTCACGATTCTGTCGCGCTGCCAGCGCTTCGACTTCCGCCGCATCCCGCAGGCGGCCATGACCAAACGGCTGGCCGAGGTCTGTAAGAGCGAAGGCATACAGATCGATGAAGCGGCGCTAAATATCATAAGCCGCAGCGCCACCGGCTCCATGCGAGACGCCGAGAATCTGCTGGAGCAGCTGGCGGCGCAATACGGGAGCAACATAGGGCTGGACGAGGTCAGGGCCATGCTAGGCATCAGCGGAGACATCCGGGCGAGAGAGCTTGCCAGACATCTAATTAATAGCGACCTGACTGCGGGTCTTTATACTATATATGCCATCACCCAGGACGGAGTGGACCTCAAGCAGTTCTGCCGCGAACTGGTGGAGTACCTTCGCGGACTAATCCTCCTGAAGGGAGAGGCCGAAACGGCTGTGAACGCGCCCAAGGAGATCGTCGCCGATATGAAAAAGCTGGCGGAGAATGCCACGATGCTGCAGTTATCGAAAGCGGCCCGGTTGTTCCGCGAGGTGGAGATGCAGTGCGACGGCTTCTCATCGCTGCCCATGGAGCTGGCGCTCGTCGAGTGCACGGTCAAAGCCCGGGACGACCGTGCCGCCCGCGCGGCGCCCGTTGCCGAGAAAACCGAGGCGCCGGCGCCCAGGACGGAGAAGCCAATATCGACTCCAGCGCCCGAAGCGCCTGTAGCGGAAAAGCCGAGCATCGCGCCCCGCCGAGAGAAGGCAACAAAACCAGCCGACATCACCCCTGTAGGAGCGATTCATGAATCGCCACCGTCAGAAACGCTCGACGCCACCCCGATAGAGACGCCTAAAGAATCGCCCTCGCCCGACATACCCGATGATATCGACGAACCGGAGGAACAGGAAACAGAGACCGATATGACGGTTACCGCCGCATCGATGGAAAAAGAGCCGGCCGGCCCAATTACCATCGAGGTACTGCGCAGGCGCTGGGGCGAGGTGATCAAGGCGACGAAGGGAATGGGCTCGCGCGGCAATCTGGACGCATTGCTCAGAAGCGCCTGTGAGCCGGTGTCGGTTAAGGATGACGTTATCGAACTGGGGTTCTACTACGAGTTCCACAAGGAGAAGATAGAGGACCCCAAGTACCGCCATATGGTAGAGGCCAAGGTCAAAGAGATATTCGGCAGCCCGTATAAGCTGCGCTGCATCATCGTGGAAAAGAAGGAAAAGCCTAAGAGCTATCTCGTGGATGAAGCGCTTAAGATGGGGGCACTGCCTGTTGACGAGGAGTACGAATAA
- the recR gene encoding recombination mediator RecR, with the protein MDLDYVPTAQPVSRLIDEFHKLPGIGPKTAQRLTYHLIRMPEEEARSLAEAILAIKDKIILCSTCQNITDQDPCVFCRGSKRDRSKICVVAEPLDILPLERTGGYKGLYHVLHGVISPADGIGPDELKMRELLERLKSDEVKEVILATNPNLEGEATAMYIHRLISPLGIKVTRLARGLPFGADLEYADEVTLTRALENRQEI; encoded by the coding sequence TTGGATCTTGACTACGTGCCGACCGCGCAGCCCGTTTCGCGGCTCATAGATGAGTTTCACAAGCTGCCGGGCATCGGGCCAAAGACCGCCCAGCGGCTGACCTACCATCTCATCCGCATGCCCGAGGAGGAGGCCCGCTCCCTGGCCGAGGCCATCTTGGCCATCAAAGACAAGATAATCCTCTGTTCAACCTGCCAGAACATCACCGACCAGGACCCATGCGTGTTCTGCCGCGGCAGCAAGCGCGACCGCAGCAAGATATGCGTCGTCGCCGAGCCCCTCGATATCCTGCCACTGGAGCGCACCGGCGGATATAAAGGTCTATATCACGTACTGCACGGAGTAATCTCGCCAGCCGACGGCATCGGACCGGATGAGCTGAAGATGCGCGAACTGCTCGAACGGCTCAAGAGTGATGAGGTAAAAGAAGTCATATTAGCGACGAATCCCAACCTTGAGGGCGAGGCCACAGCGATGTACATCCATCGGCTCATCAGCCCGCTCGGAATAAAGGTCACCCGGCTCGCCAGGGGCCTGCCCTTCGGCGCCGACCTGGAATACGCCGACGAGGTTACGCTGACGAGGGCGCTCGAAAATAGACAGGAGATATAA
- a CDS encoding YbaB/EbfC family nucleoid-associated protein yields MDMQKMIKQAQQMQAKMEKAHQELENEILEISSGGGAVTIVITGHQQIRSVKIAPEAASDIEMLQDLVLTAVNEAVKKSQELAASRINAITAGMNIPGLT; encoded by the coding sequence ATGGACATGCAAAAGATGATCAAACAGGCCCAGCAGATGCAGGCCAAGATGGAGAAAGCCCATCAGGAACTGGAGAACGAAATCCTGGAGATCAGCTCCGGCGGCGGCGCCGTGACGATAGTCATCACCGGCCACCAGCAGATAAGATCGGTTAAGATCGCGCCCGAGGCCGCTTCCGATATAGAGATGCTGCAGGACCTGGTGCTGACGGCGGTTAACGAAGCCGTGAAGAAATCGCAGGAGCTGGCGGCAAGCCGTATCAATGCCATCACCGCCGGCATGAATATACCGGGCCTTACTTAA
- a CDS encoding PKD domain-containing protein — MSLNDTASVNRNEIYIKHGALPTTSDYDYKSSVNDSADQEIFVPMAYAGTWYILVYGSYVSTVSNYTLLATTGDVMLAGVTPVRYGISNASVLTLTGAGFDTTTNVALVNGNGTVRTASVISVDSFTQITATFNLTDLTTGLYTLRASSLGGGTSELTNAFEILPAGEAKLETNLILPSQMGYHMPATIYIEYENTGNESMPAPIISLTATQNGREGAFLTLDPTLMGNGFWTSAEPAGFSHSIQVLASGATPGVLQPGESGRVPVYYAGWQQPWDWKYPPLMFGLGVVTSDDTTVINWDEQKDLMKPGTMNAEAWDALFANFVAIAGDTWGDYVKMIDDNAIYLGQLGKKVNDIEQLANFTFMQADGLKTASCSQTSSTTDASVQTLGIALTFTRFLAGTISQRFELGPLGRGWSYNWQYSLHKASDGTVTVLLPSGGQRIFQPDSRNSNYLSTGTGVLTALEGGAFSLREADGMLYVFRADGKLDYKEDRNGNRITADYSGDLLTSLTHSSGQYLQIDYNAAGRIQTITDSLGRQTQFSYTADNEHLSGVQYYDGRTATYVYGTGEVGSPYNALIEMSTACACTCSCDTQYFTYDAQGRLSGTYKAGNAEAVTYTYDIGLVTATDALGSSSKSYYDYLGALVKTVDPLGNTIITDFDEQNRVVNVIDAAGCSYSYRYDSDYNLVSTTDQMGHMTRLSYTEPFNSLASRTDARGYVTQYDYDDYGNLISTNYPDGSRQFWAYDTLGQITEWTNGRGNVTSYAYNGNGQITSKTYADGSQTEAVYDARGNTLSTTDSTGTTAYTNDANDRLIRIDYPAGQWLQFTYDMMGRPASSLDQAGHHLDYQYNSTGRLESLTDENGSEVVHYTYDAVGRMERQTLTNGIYTTYAYDAAGQMISLVNYNVDGSILSRFDYTYDSRGRRISMDTLDGTWTYEYDDTGQLIHAVLTSTNPAIPNQDLGYVYDALGNRIYTIENGVTTEYTVNNMNQYTRVGDTTYSFDADGNLVREVSPGGTNTYTYNDENRLTSVTKGADTWQYVYDVQGNRVSSINNGNATNYITEPLVHGNAVGEYDASGNIIAHYSYGTGLLARTDASGDVAYYTYDAGGNTQQLVTVTGEVANSYTYTPFGETLIKAETIPNSFQFVGQYGVMAEGNGLNYMQARYYDPEAGRFTSVDPLGYSGDNVNLYRYVTNNPISLIDPTGLSWWSHFWCGFTCGIEEFTCELWCHLLAPTLLLKVICSAICLARTAWCIYECAGGEEPEPIPTFPPEEPDDSTPVVNASDPNGKLGPSGFGYEGFIQANSAMSYRVDFENDANASAPAQQVVIMDQLNANLNRSSFEFSEFGFGDQFITVPDNTQNYQTTVPVSYNGADFEVQIDAGVDLNTGLVTVTFQSIDPATGLPPTVDIGFLPPEDGTGRGQGHFSYIVDTNDGLTTGIEIRNVALISFDGQEVIATNQVDPHDSSQGTDPEKECLNTIDAVAPTSLVDARPATVDSASFTVSWNGSDDVGGSGIAGYDIYVSDNGSSCVQWLAATAQTSAVFTGIPGHTYGFYSRASDNAGNIEGYHATAVDTTTTVNGTAPVPMPTPTPTPIPNVPPVAVLGSFHPVSEGPSINFDGGDSYDTDGKIVNYEWDFGDGSAAVTGDDTPAHAFGDNGMYTVTLTVTDDDGATGSVTAAMTVNNAAPIVNAGADMDNIIAGIPVSFSGSFTDPGWLDTHTIEWNFGDGSPVVTGTLTPTHTYTLSGDYTVILTVADDDGGVGSDTLTVHVNAPPEAVIGGPYADDEGSPVNFDGSGSYDPDGSIANYEWDFGDGSAVVTGDAAPAHAYGDNGEYTVTLTVTDDEGATDTATVIVTVDNVAPTVDAGSDVFNAMAGTPIDFSGSFTDPGWLDTHTIEWDFGDGTSVVTGTLTPSHTYASGGTYTVTLTVTDDDGGTGVDTVVITTWNYAFEDTDRGTELRINTDEKTFQFIAPDYNSGIIDASLMLVHYLRRGTWINIVHMDGEMIFTAIANGGERDTCQAVLFDRVSKRMFHLHDEWGIE, encoded by the coding sequence GTGAGTCTGAACGATACAGCTTCAGTTAATCGTAATGAGATATATATTAAGCACGGTGCACTACCCACTACAAGTGACTATGACTATAAGTCCTCCGTTAACGATTCTGCTGATCAGGAAATATTTGTGCCCATGGCCTATGCCGGCACATGGTATATCCTCGTCTATGGCAGTTATGTCTCCACAGTGAGCAACTACACCCTGCTGGCCACTACAGGAGACGTCATGCTCGCGGGGGTAACCCCTGTTAGATATGGCATCAGTAATGCATCTGTGTTGACACTGACTGGCGCAGGCTTCGATACTACAACAAACGTCGCTCTGGTTAATGGCAATGGCACAGTTCGTACAGCTTCTGTGATATCCGTGGATTCCTTTACTCAGATTACCGCAACATTTAATCTCACAGACCTTACTACTGGCCTTTATACTTTGCGCGCCTCATCCCTAGGCGGAGGCACAAGTGAGTTGACGAATGCCTTTGAAATCTTGCCTGCAGGTGAGGCCAAACTGGAAACCAATCTCATTCTTCCCAGTCAGATGGGTTACCACATGCCAGCTACCATCTATATCGAATATGAGAATACTGGGAATGAATCTATGCCCGCACCAATCATTTCTCTAACCGCTACGCAGAACGGGCGTGAAGGAGCTTTCCTTACATTGGACCCAACGCTTATGGGTAATGGCTTCTGGACATCGGCGGAGCCGGCGGGTTTCAGCCACAGCATTCAGGTGCTCGCCAGCGGCGCGACCCCAGGCGTGTTGCAGCCAGGAGAATCTGGCCGAGTTCCGGTCTATTACGCCGGGTGGCAGCAGCCGTGGGATTGGAAATACCCACCACTCATGTTCGGCCTTGGCGTGGTTACGTCAGATGACACCACAGTTATAAACTGGGATGAGCAAAAGGATTTGATGAAGCCTGGAACCATGAACGCTGAAGCGTGGGATGCACTCTTTGCTAATTTTGTGGCTATAGCCGGCGATACATGGGGCGACTATGTGAAAATGATTGACGACAACGCTATCTATCTGGGGCAATTGGGCAAGAAGGTCAATGACATTGAGCAACTGGCGAACTTCACATTTATGCAAGCAGATGGTCTTAAGACCGCCAGCTGTTCTCAAACATCCAGTACAACAGACGCTAGTGTTCAAACCCTCGGAATTGCACTCACGTTCACACGCTTCCTCGCCGGAACGATTTCACAACGATTTGAACTCGGTCCACTAGGCCGTGGTTGGTCATACAACTGGCAATATTCTCTGCATAAAGCTTCCGATGGCACGGTTACCGTGCTGTTACCGAGCGGCGGGCAGCGCATCTTTCAGCCGGACAGCCGCAACAGCAACTACCTTTCCACCGGTACGGGCGTGCTCACTGCGCTGGAGGGTGGCGCTTTTAGCTTGCGCGAAGCTGACGGCATGCTCTACGTCTTCCGCGCCGACGGCAAGCTGGATTACAAGGAGGATCGCAACGGCAATCGAATCACAGCCGATTACAGCGGCGACCTTCTCACCAGCCTGACACACTCCAGCGGCCAGTACCTGCAAATCGACTACAATGCCGCAGGTCGGATACAGACCATCACCGACTCCCTCGGCCGGCAGACTCAATTCTCCTACACCGCCGACAACGAGCATCTCTCCGGCGTACAGTATTATGATGGGAGAACCGCGACCTATGTCTACGGCACAGGAGAGGTTGGAAGCCCCTACAATGCCCTTATTGAGATGTCAACCGCATGCGCATGTACATGCTCCTGCGACACGCAGTATTTCACCTATGACGCGCAGGGGCGATTATCTGGAACCTATAAGGCCGGGAATGCCGAAGCGGTGACCTACACATACGACATCGGTTTGGTAACAGCTACCGATGCTCTGGGGAGTTCAAGTAAATCCTATTATGACTATCTGGGCGCATTGGTAAAAACCGTGGATCCTTTGGGTAATACCATAATTACTGACTTTGACGAACAGAACAGAGTTGTCAATGTGATTGATGCGGCTGGCTGTTCTTACAGTTACCGCTACGATTCTGACTATAATCTTGTCAGTACTACCGACCAGATGGGACATATGACTCGTCTCAGCTACACCGAACCGTTCAATAGTCTGGCTTCCCGCACCGATGCCAGGGGATATGTAACTCAGTATGACTATGACGATTATGGCAATCTCATATCTACAAACTATCCCGATGGCAGTCGGCAGTTCTGGGCGTATGATACGCTGGGCCAGATCACCGAATGGACCAACGGACGCGGCAATGTTACGAGCTATGCATATAATGGCAACGGACAAATTACCAGCAAGACTTACGCTGACGGATCTCAAACCGAAGCAGTTTACGATGCCCGCGGCAACACGCTTTCTACTACAGACTCAACGGGCACTACCGCTTATACCAATGATGCCAACGATCGCCTGATACGCATTGACTATCCCGCCGGACAATGGCTGCAATTCACTTATGATATGATGGGACGGCCTGCCTCCAGTCTCGATCAGGCTGGCCATCATTTGGATTACCAGTACAATTCCACAGGCAGACTGGAGAGCCTGACGGATGAGAACGGCTCCGAGGTGGTGCATTACACCTACGATGCCGTTGGGCGCATGGAGCGCCAGACGCTGACAAATGGCATTTATACAACCTACGCGTACGATGCGGCAGGCCAGATGATATCACTTGTAAACTACAACGTCGATGGCTCTATCCTCTCCCGCTTTGACTATACCTATGATAGCCGCGGCAGGCGTATCTCAATGGATACACTGGACGGCACGTGGACATATGAATATGATGATACGGGCCAGTTAATCCATGCCGTATTAACCTCGACTAACCCTGCGATTCCCAATCAGGATCTGGGTTATGTTTACGATGCCCTGGGCAACCGCATTTACACTATTGAGAATGGTGTCACCACAGAGTACACAGTCAACAATATGAATCAGTATACGCGGGTAGGCGACACCACTTATTCTTTTGATGCCGACGGCAACCTTGTTCGAGAGGTTTCGCCTGGCGGCACTAACACTTACACCTACAATGACGAGAATCGTCTCACCTCTGTAACCAAGGGCGCTGACACGTGGCAATATGTCTACGATGTTCAGGGCAACCGTGTATCTTCCATCAATAATGGCAATGCTACCAACTACATTACCGAGCCGTTGGTCCATGGAAATGCTGTTGGTGAATACGATGCCTCTGGTAACATTATCGCCCACTACAGTTATGGTACCGGACTGCTGGCGCGCACCGATGCCTCGGGCGACGTAGCTTACTACACCTACGACGCAGGCGGCAATACACAGCAATTAGTAACAGTTACAGGTGAAGTTGCCAACAGCTATACATACACACCATTTGGTGAAACGCTTATAAAAGCCGAGACTATTCCCAATTCATTTCAGTTCGTGGGGCAGTACGGGGTGATGGCAGAAGGGAACGGGCTGAACTATATGCAGGCTAGGTACTACGATCCTGAAGCAGGGCGTTTTACGAGTGTAGATCCCTTGGGATATAGTGGAGATAACGTAAACCTGTATCGATATGTGACAAACAATCCTATCTCTCTGATTGACCCAACTGGTCTTTCATGGTGGAGTCATTTCTGGTGCGGATTCACGTGTGGTATCGAGGAATTCACTTGCGAGCTCTGGTGCCACCTTTTAGCACCTACTCTATTGTTGAAGGTAATATGTTCAGCAATTTGTTTGGCTCGTACGGCCTGGTGCATATATGAGTGTGCCGGAGGGGAGGAGCCTGAGCCTATTCCAACATTCCCTCCGGAAGAACCCGATGATAGTACTCCCGTTGTAAACGCAAGTGACCCCAACGGTAAGCTCGGCCCATCAGGTTTCGGCTATGAGGGTTTCATTCAGGCAAACAGTGCAATGTCCTACCGAGTAGATTTTGAGAACGATGCCAATGCCTCGGCTCCGGCGCAGCAGGTGGTAATCATGGACCAGCTCAACGCCAACCTTAACCGGAGCAGTTTTGAGTTCAGTGAATTCGGCTTCGGCGATCAGTTCATAACTGTTCCTGACAATACTCAGAATTACCAGACTACCGTACCTGTGAGCTACAACGGCGCGGACTTTGAGGTGCAGATAGATGCCGGCGTCGATCTGAATACGGGGCTGGTGACAGTAACCTTCCAATCTATTGACCCCGCTACCGGCCTGCCGCCCACCGTAGACATCGGCTTCCTGCCGCCGGAAGACGGCACCGGGCGCGGCCAGGGACACTTCTCATATATAGTCGATACTAACGATGGGCTGACCACGGGCATCGAGATACGCAATGTGGCGCTCATCTCCTTTGACGGACAGGAGGTAATCGCCACCAACCAGGTGGACCCGCATGATTCGTCGCAGGGCACTGATCCTGAGAAGGAATGTCTTAACACTATCGATGCTGTTGCGCCGACGAGCCTGGTTGATGCGCGACCGGCGACAGTTGACAGCGCCAGCTTCACCGTGAGCTGGAATGGCTCAGATGACGTTGGCGGTTCGGGCATCGCTGGCTATGACATCTACGTTTCGGATAACGGAAGCAGCTGCGTACAATGGCTGGCTGCTACCGCCCAGACCTCGGCTGTCTTCACGGGAATTCCGGGACATACTTACGGCTTCTACAGCAGGGCGAGTGACAATGCCGGCAACATCGAGGGTTATCACGCCACGGCGGTGGATACAACTACAACCGTGAATGGGACGGCACCTGTTCCAATGCCGACACCTACGCCTACGCCTATCCCCAACGTACCTCCGGTGGCCGTACTCGGCAGTTTCCACCCCGTGAGCGAAGGGCCTTCCATAAACTTCGACGGCGGCGATTCTTACGATACGGACGGCAAGATCGTTAACTATGAATGGGACTTCGGTGACGGCTCTGCGGCTGTCACAGGCGATGACACGCCGGCACACGCGTTCGGGGACAACGGTATGTATACGGTCACGCTAACCGTTACCGATGACGACGGGGCCACGGGCTCGGTCACAGCGGCCATGACGGTCAATAATGCCGCTCCGATAGTTAACGCCGGAGCTGACATGGACAATATAATCGCCGGGATACCGGTCAGCTTCAGCGGCAGCTTCACCGATCCCGGCTGGCTCGATACACATACCATCGAGTGGAACTTCGGCGACGGCTCGCCGGTTGTTACTGGCACGCTTACGCCGACGCATACCTACACTTTAAGCGGTGATTACACAGTAATTCTCACTGTAGCGGACGATGACGGCGGTGTCGGAAGCGATACATTGACGGTTCATGTGAACGCGCCTCCCGAGGCCGTGATCGGCGGTCCGTACGCAGACGATGAAGGCTCGCCGGTAAACTTCGACGGCAGCGGCTCGTATGATCCGGACGGTTCGATTGCGAACTACGAATGGGACTTCGGCGACGGCTCGGCGGTCGTCACGGGCGATGCGGCGCCTGCGCATGCATATGGAGACAATGGTGAGTACACGGTCACGCTAACCGTTACCGATGACGAGGGTGCAACGGATACGGCTACAGTAATCGTAACGGTAGACAACGTCGCTCCGACCGTGGATGCAGGATCGGATGTGTTTAATGCGATGGCAGGTACGCCCATCGACTTCAGCGGCAGCTTCACCGATCCGGGCTGGCTCGATACTCATACTATCGAGTGGGACTTCGGTGACGGCACGTCGGTTGTCACCGGCACACTGACGCCATCCCATACATATGCTTCAGGCGGTACGTATACTGTTACGCTCACCGTGACCGATGACGACGGCGGCACAGGCGTCGACACGGTCGTAATCACAACATGGAACTACGCATTCGAGGACACGGATAGAGGCACCGAGTTGAGGATAAATACGGATGAAAAGACATTTCAGTTTATCGCGCCTGATTATAACTCAGGGATTATAGATGCCAGTTTGATGCTGGTGCACTATCTGCGCCGGGGAACATGGATAAATATAGTACATATGGATGGTGAAATGATATTTACCGCCATTGCGAATGGCGGTGAGAGGGATACTTGCCAGGCGGTTTTGTTCGATAGGGTATCGAAGAGGATGTTTCATCTCCATGATGAATGGGGTATAGAATAG